In a genomic window of Paraburkholderia phenazinium:
- a CDS encoding LysR family transcriptional regulator yields MDTLQNMRVFVRVVEAGSFTAAAQSLNSTTGAMSRAVSELEAHLRTRLMNRSTRRLALTTAGERYLKRCRQILADVDTAEEEASCAHERPTGALRMHSFASIGQHYVLPAISRYRTLYPEVTVELTLSQRMPDLYEGSSDVSVVTASSLPNSDLVSLLLGSTFNILCASPAYLRARGAPKEPRDLAHHECLILQTPAFPANDWLLEGPHGSELMEVSGSVQVNIAESLVVAIREGMGIGTLPLYAAIDGLRDGSMVRVLPEHTLQKTSIYALYPSRKFIDAKTRTWVEFLRTHMPKVIARDEALLAEVGQTDPRDGLLPVRGEPAVAPDQPFEH; encoded by the coding sequence ATGGATACGCTACAAAATATGCGGGTGTTCGTGCGCGTGGTGGAGGCCGGCAGCTTCACCGCCGCCGCGCAGTCGCTCAATTCGACGACAGGCGCCATGTCGCGCGCGGTCTCGGAACTCGAAGCCCATCTGCGCACCCGTCTGATGAACCGCTCGACCCGGCGCCTCGCGCTCACGACCGCCGGCGAACGCTATCTGAAGCGCTGCCGGCAGATTCTCGCGGACGTCGATACCGCGGAGGAGGAAGCCAGTTGCGCGCATGAGCGCCCTACCGGCGCGCTGCGCATGCACAGCTTCGCCAGCATCGGACAGCATTACGTGCTGCCGGCGATTTCGCGCTATCGCACGCTCTATCCGGAGGTCACCGTCGAGCTGACGCTGTCGCAACGCATGCCGGATCTGTACGAAGGTAGCAGCGACGTGTCGGTGGTCACGGCCTCGAGCTTGCCGAATTCGGATCTCGTGTCACTGTTACTGGGCTCTACGTTCAACATCCTGTGTGCATCGCCGGCCTATCTGCGTGCCCGCGGAGCGCCGAAAGAACCGCGCGATCTGGCGCATCACGAATGTCTGATCCTGCAAACGCCCGCCTTTCCTGCCAACGATTGGCTGCTCGAAGGCCCCCACGGCAGTGAGTTGATGGAAGTCAGCGGGTCGGTGCAGGTGAATATCGCGGAGTCGCTGGTGGTGGCGATCCGCGAAGGCATGGGGATCGGCACGCTGCCGCTCTATGCGGCAATCGACGGGCTGCGCGACGGATCCATGGTACGGGTTCTACCGGAGCACACGCTGCAGAAGACGAGCATTTACGCGCTCTATCCTTCGCGCAAGTTCATCGACGCGAAGACTCGCACATGGGTCGAATTCCTTCGCACGCATATGCCGAAGGTCATCGCCCGCGATGAGGCGTTGCTCGCCGAAGTGGGACAGACCGATCCGCGCGACGGCCTTTTGCCCGTGCGCGGCGAACCGGCCGTCGCGCCGGATCAACCGTTCGAGCATTGA
- a CDS encoding 2-aminoethylphosphonate ABC transporter permease subunit has product MSSLSTPDSPDALGDARRAATFASHAAAVRRRERAAQWHLLFLAVVVLGPLVIYPLVRLVLLSLTGPHGGFGFQAYGNFFGNPETRGVVGTTLWILFASAGLASLLGVALASLLFFKPFPGARLVTRFLELFVAFPSFLVAFTLIFLYGSQGSVSIGLQRLFHLQAPPLDFLFGVGGVILAEVVFYAPFVVRPTLASFATLDMRLIEAARSLGANGLMVAFKVILPLAWPGIAAGTILCFLLTLNEFGILLVLGSAHLITLPVAIYSSATVDLDLPTAAAGAVVMLMMSLSLYALYRQVNRRKVRGAR; this is encoded by the coding sequence ATGTCGTCCTTATCAACCCCTGATAGCCCGGACGCGCTCGGCGACGCGCGGCGCGCCGCCACCTTCGCATCGCACGCGGCCGCGGTGCGCCGCCGCGAACGCGCGGCTCAATGGCATTTGCTGTTCCTCGCCGTGGTGGTGCTGGGGCCGCTGGTGATCTATCCGCTGGTGCGGCTCGTGTTGCTGAGCCTGACCGGCCCGCACGGCGGATTCGGTTTCCAGGCTTACGGCAACTTCTTCGGCAATCCCGAAACGCGCGGCGTGGTCGGCACGACGTTGTGGATCCTGTTCGCGAGTGCGGGTCTGGCTTCGCTGCTCGGTGTGGCGCTGGCCTCGCTGCTGTTCTTCAAGCCATTTCCCGGCGCGCGGCTCGTGACGCGTTTCCTCGAACTGTTCGTCGCGTTTCCCTCGTTTCTCGTGGCCTTCACGCTGATCTTTCTGTACGGCTCGCAAGGCTCGGTCAGTATCGGCTTGCAGCGGCTGTTCCATCTGCAGGCGCCGCCGCTCGACTTCCTGTTCGGCGTGGGCGGCGTAATTCTCGCGGAAGTGGTGTTCTACGCGCCGTTCGTCGTGCGTCCCACACTCGCTTCGTTCGCGACGCTCGACATGCGCCTGATCGAAGCCGCCCGCAGTCTCGGTGCGAACGGCCTGATGGTGGCGTTCAAGGTGATCCTGCCGCTGGCGTGGCCGGGCATTGCAGCCGGGACGATTCTCTGCTTCCTGCTGACCCTGAACGAGTTCGGCATTCTGCTGGTGCTCGGCAGCGCGCATCTGATCACGCTGCCGGTGGCCATCTACAGTTCGGCGACCGTCGATCTGGATCTGCCGACCGCCGCCGCCGGTGCGGTCGTGATGCTGATGATGTCTTTGTCGCTGTATGCGTTGTACCGCCAGGTCAACCGACGCAAGGTTAGAGGAGCACGGTAA
- the phnY gene encoding phosphonoacetaldehyde dehydrogenase, giving the protein MNAVLTDHPAFRVEALRLKGERASRERTLDVFDPYTGLRVGTVPLASIDDVRAAFEYAGAYQAKLTRYERSQILERAAGLLRERSEAASDLISLESGLSKQDSRYEIGRVADVFRFAAIEALRDDCQSFSCDLTPHGKKRRVFAQREPLAGVIVAITPFNHPMNQVAHKVAPAIATNNRVLLKPSEKVPLSAFYLADLLYEAGLPEPMLQVLTGDPREIADELITHPLAELVTFTGGVAIGKYIAAKAAYRRVVLELGGNDPLIVLEDADLERAATLAVQGSYKNSGQRCTAVKRMLVQKSVAAPFTELVVEKTRAWSYGDPFDAANQMGTVIDEAAAQLFEARVNEAVACGARLLVGNERSGALYAPTVVDRVDPAMSLVREETFGPVSPIITFDTLDDAIRISNGTAFGLSSGVCTNRQDAITRLINELRVGTVNVWEVPGYRIELTPFGGIKDSGLGYKEGVQEAMKSFTNLKTFSLPWE; this is encoded by the coding sequence ATGAATGCCGTGCTGACGGACCATCCTGCGTTTCGCGTCGAAGCTCTGCGCCTGAAGGGCGAACGGGCGTCGCGCGAACGCACGCTCGACGTGTTCGATCCGTATACCGGATTGCGCGTCGGCACGGTGCCGTTGGCAAGCATCGACGATGTGCGCGCCGCGTTCGAATACGCCGGCGCCTATCAGGCGAAGCTCACGCGCTACGAGCGCTCGCAGATTCTCGAACGCGCGGCTGGCTTGCTGCGCGAGCGTAGCGAGGCTGCATCGGATCTGATCTCGCTCGAATCCGGTCTCTCGAAGCAGGATTCGCGTTACGAGATCGGGCGGGTTGCCGACGTGTTCAGGTTCGCCGCGATCGAAGCCTTGCGCGACGACTGCCAGAGCTTCTCGTGCGATCTGACGCCGCACGGCAAGAAGCGCCGCGTGTTTGCGCAGCGTGAGCCGCTCGCCGGTGTGATCGTCGCGATTACGCCTTTCAACCATCCGATGAACCAGGTCGCACACAAGGTCGCGCCGGCTATCGCGACCAACAATCGGGTCTTGCTGAAACCGTCCGAGAAGGTGCCGCTCTCGGCTTTCTATCTGGCCGATCTCCTGTATGAGGCCGGGTTGCCCGAGCCGATGCTGCAGGTGCTGACCGGTGACCCGCGCGAGATCGCCGACGAGCTGATTACGCACCCGCTTGCCGAACTGGTGACGTTCACGGGTGGTGTCGCGATCGGCAAATATATTGCCGCGAAAGCGGCGTATCGGCGTGTCGTGCTGGAACTGGGCGGCAACGATCCGTTGATCGTCCTCGAAGACGCCGATCTCGAACGTGCGGCCACGCTTGCTGTGCAGGGCTCCTATAAGAACTCGGGCCAGCGCTGCACGGCCGTCAAGCGCATGCTGGTGCAAAAGAGCGTGGCGGCGCCATTTACCGAGCTGGTGGTCGAGAAGACGCGCGCGTGGTCCTACGGCGATCCGTTCGATGCCGCGAACCAGATGGGCACCGTCATCGACGAAGCCGCGGCGCAACTTTTCGAAGCGCGCGTCAATGAGGCGGTGGCCTGCGGCGCGCGCCTGCTGGTGGGGAACGAGCGCTCGGGCGCGCTTTATGCGCCCACCGTGGTGGATCGCGTGGATCCGGCGATGTCGCTGGTGCGCGAGGAAACCTTTGGGCCGGTGTCGCCCATCATTACGTTCGACACGCTCGACGACGCGATCCGGATCAGCAATGGCACGGCGTTCGGATTGTCGTCGGGTGTGTGCACCAACCGTCAGGATGCGATTACGCGGCTCATCAACGAATTGCGGGTCGGTACGGTCAACGTGTGGGAAGTGCCGGGTTACCGGATCGAGCTGACGCCGTTCGGCGGCATCAAGGATTCGGGGTTGGGTTACAAGGAAGGGGTGCAGGAAGCCATGAAGAGCTTTACCAACCTCAAGACATTTTCTTTACCTTGGGAGTAG
- a CDS encoding phosphonate degradation HD-domain oxygenase has product MALSLNDIRTLFEQHGSLAYSGEPVTQLEHALQSAALAEDEGASDELVAAAFLHDLGHLLNRFGDTPSERGIDDLHQYFALPFLRPVLPEAVLEPIRLHVDAKRCLCAIDDTYFGLLSADSVRSLELQGGIFSRQEAETFLSKPYAEDALRVRRWDDLAKEANRATPDLDHYLSVVERVMETHATA; this is encoded by the coding sequence GTGGCTTTGAGTCTGAATGACATTCGTACCCTGTTTGAGCAGCACGGCAGTCTTGCGTATAGCGGCGAGCCGGTGACGCAGTTGGAACATGCGCTGCAAAGCGCCGCATTGGCAGAAGACGAGGGCGCGAGCGACGAGCTGGTTGCGGCGGCCTTCCTGCATGACCTTGGGCATTTGCTGAATCGTTTCGGCGACACGCCGAGCGAGCGCGGTATCGACGATCTGCACCAGTACTTCGCATTGCCGTTTCTGCGGCCGGTTTTGCCGGAGGCGGTGCTGGAGCCGATCCGGCTGCACGTCGACGCCAAACGCTGCCTCTGTGCAATCGACGACACGTATTTCGGTCTTCTCTCCGCCGATTCCGTGCGCAGTCTTGAGTTGCAGGGCGGCATCTTCAGCCGGCAGGAAGCCGAGACGTTCCTCAGCAAGCCTTATGCGGAGGACGCACTACGCGTGCGCCGCTGGGACGATCTGGCCAAGGAAGCGAACCGTGCAACCCCGGATCTGGATCATTACCTGAGCGTTGTAGAGCGGGTGATGGAGACGCACGCGACGGCCTAA
- the phnV gene encoding 2-aminoethylphosphonate ABC transport system, membrane component PhnV, which produces MAVELDPTVLPVMHKRARPVQRSLLTRVAGGVFMAFAALLCFWLFVLPVVVVALSSVAAHWSGTMLPDGFSMRWFERLGSSDFDALSTSLEIGFGVAVLGTILGLWLALALEGRDRRGLGALVDTIAMMPNGVPSVVLGLAVLIAYHKRPLDLSSSAAIVVFVQLALVLPFCYRCAAAALRPELTILREAAASLGAPPAMVLRRVVLPQLVPAIRASLALGFALSLGELGATLTVYPPGFATVPIVVVGQVERGYYLPASALSLILLLVSLAALLLIAARVPRRRTD; this is translated from the coding sequence ATGGCCGTCGAACTGGATCCCACTGTTTTGCCGGTCATGCACAAGCGTGCGCGGCCGGTGCAGCGCAGTCTGCTGACGCGCGTCGCCGGCGGCGTGTTCATGGCGTTCGCCGCCTTGCTGTGCTTCTGGCTGTTCGTGTTGCCGGTGGTGGTGGTGGCGCTGTCGAGCGTAGCCGCCCATTGGTCGGGCACGATGCTGCCCGACGGTTTCAGCATGCGCTGGTTCGAGCGGCTCGGTTCGAGCGATTTCGATGCGCTCAGCACGAGCCTCGAGATCGGCTTCGGCGTGGCGGTACTGGGCACGATCCTCGGACTTTGGCTGGCGCTGGCGCTCGAAGGACGCGACCGCCGCGGGCTGGGCGCGCTCGTCGATACGATCGCGATGATGCCCAACGGCGTGCCGAGCGTGGTGCTTGGGCTCGCCGTGCTGATTGCGTATCACAAGCGCCCACTCGACCTGTCGAGTTCGGCGGCGATTGTCGTGTTCGTGCAGCTCGCCCTGGTGTTGCCGTTCTGCTACCGCTGCGCGGCCGCCGCGTTGCGCCCGGAGCTGACCATTCTGCGCGAGGCCGCCGCGAGTCTCGGCGCGCCGCCGGCGATGGTGCTGCGGCGTGTCGTGCTGCCGCAACTGGTGCCGGCCATCCGCGCGAGTCTCGCGCTTGGCTTCGCGCTTTCGCTCGGCGAACTGGGTGCGACGCTGACTGTTTATCCGCCAGGCTTCGCGACGGTGCCGATCGTCGTGGTCGGCCAGGTCGAGCGCGGATACTACCTGCCGGCCTCCGCGCTCTCGCTGATCCTGCTGCTTGTCTCACTCGCTGCGCTGCTGCTGATCGCCGCGCGGGTCCCGCGCCGCCGAACCGACTGA
- a CDS encoding phosphonate utilization associated transcriptional regulator, giving the protein MTENMETASADPIDVVRRHSLTALVRDEIERNIIEGALVPGAKLNEADWAARLQVSRGPVREAFRALEQAGLVRTEKNRGVFVRVVSLAEADEIYAVRAVLEEAACRMLAASIDAAQLAGLRKQIDAMRSALDTADHDAYARANVAFHDGIVAAAGNTKLYETYRRLVGELSLFRRAALVVHADAMERSLAEHRAILTALASRDAEHAAALMHAHVNGGLQRAHEACQAAEAAGQQA; this is encoded by the coding sequence ATGACTGAAAATATGGAAACAGCCTCAGCCGATCCGATTGACGTCGTACGCCGGCATTCGCTCACGGCGCTGGTGCGCGACGAGATTGAACGGAACATCATTGAAGGCGCGCTGGTTCCCGGCGCCAAGCTCAACGAGGCGGACTGGGCCGCGCGTCTGCAGGTCTCGCGGGGTCCGGTGCGCGAAGCGTTCCGCGCGCTCGAGCAGGCGGGGCTGGTGCGGACCGAAAAGAACCGCGGCGTGTTCGTGCGGGTCGTGTCGCTCGCGGAGGCGGATGAGATTTACGCCGTGCGGGCCGTGCTGGAAGAGGCGGCGTGCCGGATGCTGGCGGCGAGCATCGACGCGGCGCAACTGGCGGGTCTGCGCAAGCAGATCGACGCGATGCGCAGCGCGCTCGACACGGCGGACCATGATGCCTATGCACGCGCCAATGTGGCGTTCCACGACGGCATCGTCGCGGCGGCAGGAAATACCAAGCTGTATGAGACGTACCGGCGTCTGGTGGGTGAACTGAGTTTGTTCCGGCGCGCGGCGCTGGTTGTGCATGCCGACGCGATGGAGCGCTCGCTGGCCGAGCATCGCGCCATTCTGACAGCGCTCGCGTCGCGCGATGCCGAGCATGCCGCGGCGCTGATGCATGCGCACGTGAACGGCGGTTTGCAGCGGGCGCATGAGGCTTGTCAAGCGGCCGAGGCGGCCGGCCAGCAAGCTTAG
- a CDS encoding selenium-binding protein SBP56-related protein, producing the protein MGIWKPDPSFYPSPRLAAQAPPEKLAYVAAFDPDRTRPDGIAVVDVDPASPAYARIVGNVSMPHTGDELHHFGWNACSSCLCPNAPHPHTERRYLVVPGLRSSRIYILDTKADPLNPTIAKVIEPETIASRTGYTRPHTVHCGPGGIYVTALGNTDGGAPGGIFLLDPESFEPLGRWEVDRGPQQLAYDGWWHLGYDTLVTSEWGTPDTFEDGLIPEVLLGARYGRRLHFWDFTRRKHLQEIDFGPEYQLVFELRPAHDPTKAYGFVNCVISLKDLSSSIWVWYRDKNTWAVRKIIDIPAEPADPALLPPMLKSFGAVPPLVSDIDLSMDDRFLYVSCWGTGDLLQYDVSDPFAPKLTGKVRIGGIVSHATHPGASNGALNGGPQMVEVSRDGKRVYFTNSLYGAVDAQFYPEGIDGWMVKLDAGTDGGLAFDEKFFLAWPEGHRPHQIRLQGGDCSSDSYCYP; encoded by the coding sequence ATGGGTATCTGGAAGCCGGACCCGAGCTTTTATCCGTCACCGCGGCTTGCCGCGCAGGCGCCGCCCGAAAAGCTCGCTTATGTGGCCGCGTTCGATCCGGATCGCACACGACCCGATGGGATCGCCGTGGTCGACGTCGACCCTGCGTCCCCGGCCTATGCACGCATCGTCGGTAATGTGTCGATGCCGCACACCGGCGACGAACTGCATCACTTCGGTTGGAACGCCTGCTCCTCATGTCTTTGCCCCAACGCGCCGCATCCGCATACTGAGCGGCGTTACCTCGTCGTGCCGGGACTACGCTCCTCACGCATCTATATCCTCGATACGAAAGCCGACCCGCTGAACCCCACCATTGCCAAGGTGATCGAGCCGGAGACGATTGCGAGCCGCACCGGCTACACGCGTCCGCACACCGTGCACTGCGGTCCGGGCGGCATCTATGTGACGGCGCTCGGAAATACCGACGGCGGTGCGCCCGGCGGGATTTTCCTGCTGGATCCTGAGAGCTTTGAGCCGCTCGGACGCTGGGAGGTCGACCGCGGACCGCAACAGTTGGCCTACGACGGTTGGTGGCACCTAGGCTACGACACCCTCGTGACCAGCGAATGGGGCACGCCGGACACCTTTGAAGACGGCCTGATTCCTGAAGTGCTTCTCGGTGCGCGTTATGGCCGTCGTTTGCATTTCTGGGATTTCACCCGTCGCAAGCATCTGCAGGAGATCGACTTTGGGCCGGAATATCAGCTCGTCTTCGAACTGCGCCCAGCCCACGATCCGACCAAAGCGTACGGCTTCGTCAATTGCGTGATTAGTCTGAAGGACCTGTCGTCGTCCATCTGGGTCTGGTATCGCGACAAGAACACATGGGCCGTGCGCAAGATCATCGATATTCCGGCGGAGCCGGCCGATCCCGCTTTGCTGCCGCCAATGCTCAAATCGTTCGGTGCGGTGCCGCCGCTGGTAAGCGACATCGATCTGTCGATGGACGATCGATTCCTATATGTGTCCTGCTGGGGTACGGGCGACCTGCTGCAATACGACGTGTCCGATCCGTTCGCACCGAAACTGACGGGGAAAGTACGGATCGGCGGCATCGTTTCGCACGCGACGCATCCCGGCGCATCGAATGGTGCGCTCAATGGCGGTCCGCAAATGGTCGAGGTCAGCCGCGACGGCAAGCGTGTCTACTTCACGAACTCGCTTTACGGCGCGGTGGATGCGCAGTTCTATCCCGAAGGCATCGACGGGTGGATGGTCAAACTGGATGCCGGAACGGACGGCGGCCTGGCGTTCGATGAGAAGTTCTTCCTCGCCTGGCCCGAAGGGCATAGACCGCATCAGATTCGCCTGCAAGGCGGCGACTGTTCGTCCGATTCGTACTGCTACCCCTGA
- a CDS encoding FUSC family protein, with amino-acid sequence MKRQHLIQQTSDPRGGWPPVLRATAAAVRDWATGDGLVWLHLFKTVTAALLALGIAMLLDLQQPRTAMTTVFVLMQPFSGMVLAKSFYRIIGTAVGAIAALVLGAVFVQQPELYLLGLTCWVGACTAAAVRYRHFRWYGFVLAGYTAALIGIPAVTEPNSLFLAALTRAAEVAVGIVCSSAVSALIMPQRSALALQRTLRNRYLDFTAFAAQVLSGKVERGVFEGRFADLVDEIVGFEATRTFAAFEDPGMRSRSGRLARLNSEFMDACARLHALHQLLKRLRASGASPVVDATLPYFEALSALLIRQNAQTADASHAVRAAVELRIFQSMLPRSVRQTRRPLEASAPDLLADFDTSAELLYRFVEELIRYTETYASLEHRKPEKERQTVRYVSKTNGVVVGLTFLRTVVVMAIVGCFWIETDWPSGGLAVIGAALACALTSTAPNASKLTLQMAVGAVFATMVGYLFTCYVYPNIDGFPLLCATLAPVLAFGAFVAMRPGISGYGVGFSVFFCLLAGPDNVVIYQPDLLINNGMAIVAAMLVAALAFAVIFPAHMPWLIGKIKGSLRSQVVLACKGELRGLNQYFQSSTHDLMAQLRVLLTKPSREHRDALRWMLMTVEVGHAVIDLRNEAAHAAYAEGLHPRWSTCLEQMNGAIAALFEQPTPRRLERVLTSMRETIGTVQAVLETVHADRERRHDLQRMLGCLHFIRTALLDKDAPFNAR; translated from the coding sequence ATGAAACGCCAGCATCTGATCCAGCAAACGTCCGACCCTCGCGGCGGATGGCCCCCGGTGCTGCGTGCGACCGCCGCGGCCGTCCGTGACTGGGCGACGGGCGATGGCCTCGTCTGGCTTCATCTGTTCAAGACGGTCACCGCGGCGCTGCTCGCGCTGGGCATCGCGATGCTGCTGGATCTGCAGCAACCGCGCACCGCCATGACAACCGTGTTCGTGCTGATGCAGCCGTTCAGCGGCATGGTGCTTGCCAAAAGCTTTTATCGGATCATCGGGACGGCGGTGGGGGCGATCGCCGCGCTGGTGCTGGGCGCGGTCTTCGTGCAGCAGCCCGAGCTTTACCTTCTCGGACTGACATGCTGGGTAGGTGCCTGCACTGCGGCGGCGGTCCGGTATCGGCATTTTCGGTGGTACGGCTTCGTGCTGGCGGGTTACACCGCCGCCCTGATCGGCATACCGGCGGTGACAGAGCCCAACAGCCTGTTTCTCGCAGCGCTCACGCGCGCCGCGGAGGTCGCGGTCGGCATTGTGTGTTCGAGCGCAGTCAGCGCCTTGATCATGCCCCAAAGGTCGGCACTCGCGCTGCAGCGCACGCTGCGCAACAGGTATCTCGATTTTACTGCGTTCGCTGCGCAGGTGCTCAGCGGCAAGGTCGAGCGGGGTGTCTTCGAGGGGCGTTTTGCCGACCTCGTCGATGAAATTGTGGGCTTCGAGGCGACCCGCACCTTCGCTGCGTTCGAGGACCCGGGCATGCGCTCCCGCAGCGGACGTCTGGCGCGCCTGAACAGCGAGTTCATGGACGCCTGCGCTCGCCTGCATGCCTTGCATCAACTGCTCAAGCGGTTGCGGGCAAGCGGCGCGAGTCCGGTTGTCGACGCAACCCTGCCGTATTTCGAAGCGCTATCGGCCCTGTTGATTCGCCAGAACGCGCAGACCGCCGACGCTTCGCATGCCGTTCGCGCGGCCGTCGAGTTGCGGATCTTTCAGTCCATGCTGCCGCGCAGCGTGCGGCAGACTCGCCGGCCGCTGGAGGCATCGGCGCCGGACCTGCTGGCCGACTTCGATACCTCGGCCGAGCTGCTCTATCGCTTCGTGGAGGAGCTCATCCGCTATACGGAGACCTATGCATCGCTCGAACACCGCAAGCCCGAAAAGGAGCGGCAGACCGTCCGCTACGTCAGCAAAACGAACGGTGTCGTGGTCGGGCTCACTTTTCTGCGCACGGTGGTGGTGATGGCGATTGTCGGGTGTTTCTGGATCGAAACCGACTGGCCAAGCGGCGGCCTTGCCGTCATCGGCGCGGCGCTTGCCTGTGCCTTGACCTCGACCGCGCCCAATGCGTCGAAGCTAACGCTGCAGATGGCCGTCGGTGCTGTCTTCGCCACGATGGTGGGCTACCTGTTCACCTGCTATGTGTACCCGAACATCGACGGCTTCCCGCTGCTTTGCGCGACGCTCGCGCCCGTGCTGGCATTCGGTGCGTTCGTCGCGATGCGCCCCGGCATCTCCGGCTACGGCGTGGGCTTTTCGGTGTTCTTCTGCTTGCTGGCCGGGCCGGATAACGTGGTGATCTACCAGCCCGATCTTCTGATCAACAACGGCATGGCCATCGTCGCGGCAATGCTGGTTGCTGCGCTGGCGTTTGCCGTGATTTTCCCCGCGCACATGCCATGGCTGATCGGCAAGATCAAAGGCAGTCTGCGATCTCAGGTGGTACTCGCCTGCAAGGGCGAATTACGCGGGTTGAATCAATATTTTCAATCGAGTACTCACGATCTGATGGCGCAACTCCGCGTCCTGCTGACGAAGCCCTCGCGCGAGCATCGCGACGCCTTGCGCTGGATGCTCATGACCGTGGAAGTAGGACATGCGGTGATCGACTTGCGCAACGAAGCGGCTCACGCAGCCTACGCGGAGGGCTTGCATCCGCGCTGGAGTACTTGCCTGGAGCAGATGAACGGCGCTATCGCGGCGCTGTTCGAGCAGCCCACGCCGCGCCGTCTCGAGCGCGTGCTGACGTCGATGCGCGAGACGATCGGGACCGTGCAGGCGGTCCTTGAAACCGTTCATGCGGATCGCGAGCGTCGGCATGACCTGCAGCGCATGCTCGGCTGCCTGCATTTCATTCGTACCGCCTTGCTCGATAAAGACGCGCCGTTTAATGCGCGTTGA
- the phnA gene encoding phosphonoacetate hydrolase — MSIQSEQSERGVEVNGRAYRLSPRPTVVVCVDGCEYDYLEAAVAAGVAPFIGKMLKEGTALKGDCVIPSFTNPNNLSIVCGVPPSVHGICGNYFWDPQANGGEGAEVMMNDPAYLRAGTLLAAAAGQGAAVAVVTAKDKLRRLLGWQLKGICFSAEKADTVTLEENGIADVLDLVGLPVPDVYSAGLSEFVFAAGVRLAQTRKLDLMYLSTTDYIQHKWAPGTQGANDFYAMMDRYLAQLDELGWVIGLTADHGMNAKHDPLTGEPNVIYLQDVMDEWLGARKTRVILPITDPYVVHHGALGSFATIYLPHEVNAGQVIERLGGLEGVEVVLDNRAACERFELPNDRVGDIVVVSTRDVVLGTRRDEHDLSGLTVPLRSHGGISEQVVPLIFNRHLEGLVEGKRLRNFDVFDLALNHVAAA; from the coding sequence ATGTCTATCCAGTCCGAACAGAGCGAGCGCGGTGTGGAAGTGAATGGCCGGGCCTACCGGCTGTCGCCGAGGCCTACGGTCGTTGTGTGCGTCGACGGTTGCGAGTACGACTATCTTGAAGCCGCGGTGGCGGCGGGCGTCGCTCCGTTCATCGGCAAGATGCTCAAAGAGGGCACGGCGCTCAAAGGCGATTGCGTGATTCCCTCGTTCACCAACCCCAATAACCTGTCCATCGTCTGCGGTGTGCCGCCTTCGGTGCATGGCATTTGCGGCAACTACTTCTGGGATCCGCAGGCCAACGGCGGCGAGGGCGCGGAAGTGATGATGAACGATCCCGCCTATCTGCGCGCGGGGACACTCCTTGCCGCCGCCGCCGGGCAAGGCGCGGCGGTCGCCGTGGTGACGGCGAAAGACAAGTTGCGCCGCCTGCTCGGCTGGCAACTGAAAGGCATCTGTTTCTCGGCGGAGAAAGCGGACACGGTGACGCTGGAAGAAAACGGCATCGCGGATGTGCTCGATCTGGTGGGCTTGCCGGTGCCGGATGTGTATAGCGCGGGGTTGTCCGAGTTCGTCTTTGCCGCTGGCGTGCGTCTCGCGCAAACGCGCAAGCTCGATCTGATGTACCTGTCCACCACGGACTATATCCAGCACAAGTGGGCGCCGGGCACCCAGGGCGCGAACGATTTTTACGCGATGATGGACCGCTATCTCGCGCAACTCGACGAACTCGGCTGGGTGATCGGCCTGACCGCCGACCATGGCATGAATGCCAAGCACGACCCGCTGACCGGCGAGCCGAATGTGATCTATCTGCAGGATGTGATGGACGAATGGCTGGGCGCGCGCAAGACTCGCGTGATCTTGCCGATTACGGATCCGTATGTGGTCCACCACGGCGCGCTCGGGTCGTTTGCCACGATCTATCTACCGCATGAGGTGAATGCGGGGCAGGTGATCGAACGGCTGGGCGGTCTTGAGGGCGTCGAAGTCGTGCTCGATAACCGCGCGGCTTGCGAGCGCTTCGAATTGCCGAACGACCGCGTGGGCGACATCGTAGTGGTCAGTACGCGTGATGTAGTGCTCGGCACGCGTCGCGACGAGCATGACCTCTCAGGGCTGACAGTGCCGCTGCGCTCGCACGGCGGCATCTCCGAACAGGTCGTGCCGCTGATCTTCAACCGGCATCTTGAAGGTCTGGTCGAAGGCAAGCGCTTGCGCAATTTCGACGTATTCGATCTTGCCCTGAACCACGTGGCGGCAGCATGA